A genomic stretch from Chitinophagaceae bacterium includes:
- a CDS encoding Gfo/Idh/MocA family oxidoreductase, translated as MSNKKTRRDFLRTSSLAAAGFFIVPRHVLGKGFVAPSDKLNIAGIGAGGKGAGDLAEFAKSPNVNIVAFCDVDEAQAAGSVKRFPNAKFYYDYREMLEKERNYIDAVSVSTPDHTHAIATMAAMQLGKHVYVQKPLTHDIYEARMLTQAAKRYKVVTQMGNQGGSGDGVRLMKEWYNAGLIGDVKKVQAWTNRPVWPQGMAKPTGNFTVPDKFKWDLWLGTAKYEEFNPAYHPFNWRGWWAYGTGALGDMACHVMDPIYRILPILYPNEVECSVPNQFTAAWTEAGYIDSCPPASIIHLNYPRKDKKGNIKVTWMDGGLLPQRPEELLPDEPMGNWDGGVIFEGTKGKMMCSCYGADPVLLPTKRMKEVNLPKKTLRRVPEGHYLQWVNACIDGYGKAELSSPFEYAGPFTESILMGNLAIRSWMMKNPNLKGWEDKYLGRKKLLWDAANMKITNFDEANQFVKREYRSGWSGLGV; from the coding sequence ATGAGTAACAAAAAAACAAGAAGAGATTTTTTACGCACTTCTTCTCTGGCAGCAGCAGGTTTCTTTATTGTTCCGAGACATGTATTGGGAAAAGGATTTGTTGCTCCAAGTGATAAACTGAATATTGCCGGCATTGGTGCAGGTGGAAAAGGTGCTGGCGACCTGGCAGAATTTGCAAAAAGCCCGAACGTAAATATCGTTGCCTTCTGCGATGTGGATGAAGCACAGGCAGCAGGTTCAGTGAAACGTTTCCCCAATGCAAAATTTTATTACGATTACAGGGAAATGCTGGAAAAAGAAAGAAACTATATCGACGCAGTTTCTGTTTCCACTCCCGATCATACACATGCTATTGCAACAATGGCAGCTATGCAGTTAGGCAAACATGTATATGTACAAAAGCCATTAACGCATGATATTTATGAAGCAAGGATGTTAACACAGGCTGCCAAACGTTATAAAGTAGTAACACAAATGGGCAACCAGGGTGGCAGTGGTGATGGTGTGCGGTTAATGAAAGAGTGGTACAATGCAGGATTGATTGGTGACGTAAAAAAAGTACAGGCATGGACCAACCGCCCGGTATGGCCGCAGGGCATGGCCAAGCCAACTGGAAATTTTACAGTACCTGATAAATTCAAATGGGATCTATGGCTGGGCACAGCGAAGTATGAAGAATTTAATCCTGCCTATCATCCTTTCAACTGGCGTGGCTGGTGGGCTTACGGTACAGGTGCATTGGGCGATATGGCCTGTCATGTAATGGATCCTATCTACCGCATTCTTCCAATTCTTTATCCCAATGAAGTGGAATGCAGTGTGCCGAATCAATTTACTGCAGCTTGGACAGAAGCCGGATACATTGACAGTTGCCCACCTGCATCGATCATTCATTTGAATTACCCAAGAAAAGATAAAAAAGGAAATATAAAAGTAACCTGGATGGATGGTGGATTATTGCCGCAACGTCCGGAAGAATTACTACCAGATGAACCAATGGGTAATTGGGATGGTGGTGTCATCTTCGAAGGAACAAAAGGAAAAATGATGTGCAGCTGCTATGGTGCCGACCCCGTATTACTTCCAACAAAAAGAATGAAAGAAGTTAATCTTCCGAAGAAAACTTTAAGGCGTGTACCCGAAGGACATTATTTACAATGGGTGAATGCATGTATTGACGGTTATGGCAAAGCAGAATTAAGTTCACCTTTTGAATATGCAGGTCCGTTTACAGAAAGTATATTGATGGGCAACCTTGCTATCAGATCATGGATGATGAAAAATCCAAACCTGAAAGGATGGGAAGATAAATATCTCGGCCGCAAAAAATTATTGTGGGATGCTGCCAATATGAAGATCACGAACTTTGATGAAGCTAACCAGTTTGTAAAAAGAGAATACAGGAGTGGTTGGTCAGGGTTGGGTGTATAA
- a CDS encoding Gfo/Idh/MocA family oxidoreductase, with product MNRKLRMAMIGGGKDAFIGAVHRLAMNMDGQVELVAGALSINPDIAVESGKILFLDEDRIYTDYKVMLEREAAMPADKRIDFVSIVTPNFVHFPPAMMALEKGFNVVIEKPITFTLDEAKQLKAKLKETGLSLLLCHTYTGYPMVKQAKQLVKSGALGKIRKVYVEYPQGWLSTLLESAGNAQASWRTDPKKSGKAGCMGDIGTHAFNLAEYVTGQEVTHLCSDINIVVEGRMLDDDGAAFLKFNNGATGVLMATQIAAGEENNIKIRVYGEKGGLEWKQEDANTLLVKWLDKPTEIYRTGGGYNSSFAAHNSRTPAGHPEGYLEAFANLYRNFTLTVRAKINGEQPKEEWLDFPGVNEGVRGMAFVDNVIESGLSKEKWREFTLNP from the coding sequence ATGAACAGAAAACTTCGCATGGCCATGATTGGTGGCGGTAAGGATGCATTCATCGGTGCCGTTCATCGTTTGGCAATGAATATGGATGGACAGGTTGAACTGGTTGCAGGTGCATTAAGTATTAACCCCGACATAGCTGTTGAATCAGGAAAAATATTGTTTCTTGATGAAGACAGAATTTATACTGATTATAAAGTGATGCTTGAAAGAGAGGCTGCTATGCCAGCTGATAAGCGCATTGATTTTGTAAGTATTGTTACGCCCAACTTTGTTCACTTTCCTCCGGCGATGATGGCATTGGAAAAAGGGTTTAATGTAGTAATTGAAAAGCCCATCACCTTTACGTTAGATGAAGCGAAACAACTCAAAGCAAAACTGAAAGAAACAGGATTGAGTTTACTGCTTTGTCATACATACACTGGTTATCCAATGGTGAAGCAGGCAAAACAATTGGTGAAGAGCGGTGCATTAGGTAAAATTCGTAAAGTGTATGTTGAATATCCGCAGGGTTGGTTGAGTACATTGTTAGAAAGTGCTGGCAATGCACAGGCAAGCTGGAGAACAGATCCGAAGAAAAGCGGCAAAGCAGGTTGTATGGGTGACATTGGAACACATGCGTTCAACTTAGCTGAATATGTAACAGGACAGGAAGTAACTCATCTTTGTTCAGATATTAATATTGTTGTTGAAGGAAGAATGCTTGATGATGACGGAGCAGCTTTTTTAAAATTCAACAATGGCGCAACAGGTGTACTGATGGCAACGCAAATTGCAGCAGGTGAAGAAAATAACATTAAGATTCGTGTGTACGGAGAAAAAGGCGGATTGGAATGGAAACAGGAAGATGCAAATACACTGTTAGTAAAATGGCTGGATAAACCCACAGAGATTTACAGAACAGGAGGTGGGTATAACAGTTCCTTTGCCGCACATAATTCAAGAACTCCTGCCGGTCATCCCGAAGGATACCTCGAGGCCTTTGCTAATCTCTACAGGAATTTTACATTAACTGTAAGAGCAAAGATCAACGGAGAACAACCAAAAGAAGAATGGCTCGACTTTCCGGGAGTAAATGAAGGAGTAAGAGGAATGGCTTTTGTCGATAATGTGATTGAAAGCGGATTGAGTAAAGAGAAGTGGAGAGAGTTTACCCTAAATCCCTAA
- a CDS encoding c-type cytochrome, producing MKQILLTSAIALTLIACGGAGTENKEAVKEQPKEAAPAAAADPTANPDYENGLVLVAQSDCLTCHKVDEKLIGPTYRDVANKYENTEANVKMLAEKIIKGGTGVWGQVAMTPHPAVTPADAETMVKYVLSLKNK from the coding sequence ATGAAACAGATTTTATTGACATCAGCCATTGCACTTACACTGATTGCATGTGGTGGAGCAGGTACAGAAAACAAAGAAGCAGTTAAAGAACAACCAAAGGAAGCAGCACCGGCAGCAGCAGCTGATCCGACAGCAAACCCTGATTATGAAAATGGATTGGTACTGGTTGCTCAAAGCGACTGCCTTACCTGTCATAAAGTAGATGAAAAACTGATTGGCCCTACTTACCGTGATGTTGCCAATAAGTATGAAAATACAGAAGCCAATGTAAAGATGCTGGCTGAAAAAATAATCAAGGGAGGTACCGGTGTTTGGGGACAGGTAGCAATGACTCCGCATCCTGCAGTAACACCGGCAGATGCCGAAACGATGGTTAAATATGTTCTCTCACTTAAAAACAAATAA
- the htpG gene encoding molecular chaperone HtpG, giving the protein MQTGSIRVQTENIFPIIKKFLYSDHEIFLRELVSNAVDATQKIKTLSSIGEAKGELGELKVTVKLNKEAGTITISDNGVGMTAEEVEKYINQVAFSGAEEFVEKYKGQNENAIIGKCGLGFYSSFMVSKKVEIFTKSFKEGSAVRWECDGSPEYQLEETTQRTERGTDIILYVDEESKEFLDDERLKGILKRFCKFLPVPIFFEEEQINNTHPLWIRKPSELTAEDYQNFYKELYPFSEPPIFWIHLNVDYPFNLTGILYFPRIKQSYEIQKDKIQLYCNQVFVTDEVKDIVPEFLMLLHGVIDSPDIPLNVSRSYLQGDPNVRKINAHITKKVADKLEEIFKNDRKGFEEKWESLGLFVKYGMMTDDKFLEKAGKFHIMKKKPPLTPPVGGGQESSSHFYTLDEYKAVAEVLQKKKEGKLVLLYSTQPEQQNTFIKAAEAKGYKVMLFDTMVDAAFISHMEMKWENVQFKRVDADITDNLIDKQDEIKSVLTEDEVTQLKELFNIQAADLHLNVEVKGLSLDSPPVIATRPEMMRRMKEMGQMGGPMGSFYASMPDEVELTVNGNHPLYRKILANKETGKEMVHNLADLALLSQGMLKGNQLTEFINVL; this is encoded by the coding sequence ATGCAAACAGGAAGTATACGTGTACAAACGGAAAACATTTTCCCCATCATTAAGAAATTTCTTTACAGCGATCATGAAATTTTTCTCCGTGAACTGGTGAGCAATGCAGTGGATGCCACGCAGAAAATCAAAACCCTTTCTTCCATCGGTGAAGCAAAAGGTGAGCTGGGCGAACTGAAAGTAACAGTTAAGCTGAACAAAGAAGCAGGCACCATTACCATCTCCGACAACGGTGTTGGCATGACGGCTGAGGAAGTGGAGAAATACATTAACCAGGTTGCTTTTTCAGGAGCAGAAGAATTTGTAGAGAAATACAAGGGCCAAAACGAAAATGCTATCATTGGTAAGTGTGGTCTGGGTTTTTATTCTTCGTTCATGGTGAGTAAGAAGGTGGAAATCTTCACCAAAAGTTTTAAAGAAGGATCAGCCGTAAGATGGGAATGCGACGGCAGCCCCGAATATCAATTAGAGGAAACCACACAGAGAACCGAACGTGGTACTGATATTATTCTTTATGTGGATGAGGAAAGCAAAGAATTTTTAGACGATGAACGTTTAAAAGGAATCCTGAAACGTTTCTGCAAATTTTTACCTGTTCCTATTTTCTTTGAAGAAGAACAGATAAACAATACGCATCCGCTGTGGATCAGGAAACCATCTGAACTGACTGCAGAAGATTACCAGAATTTTTATAAAGAATTATATCCCTTCAGTGAACCGCCAATTTTCTGGATCCATTTAAATGTGGATTATCCGTTTAATCTTACCGGGATTTTATACTTCCCAAGAATCAAACAGAGTTATGAAATTCAGAAAGATAAAATTCAGCTTTACTGCAACCAGGTATTTGTAACAGATGAGGTGAAAGATATTGTTCCTGAATTTTTAATGCTGCTGCATGGTGTTATTGACAGCCCGGATATTCCGTTAAACGTAAGCCGCAGTTATCTGCAGGGTGATCCAAACGTAAGAAAGATCAATGCACATATCACCAAAAAGGTGGCTGATAAATTAGAAGAGATCTTTAAGAACGACCGCAAAGGTTTTGAAGAAAAATGGGAAAGCCTCGGACTGTTTGTGAAATACGGCATGATGACTGATGATAAGTTTTTAGAAAAAGCCGGGAAGTTTCATATTATGAAAAAGAAGCCCCCTCTAACTCCCCCAGTGGGGGGAGGACAGGAAAGCTCCTCACATTTTTATACGCTTGATGAATACAAGGCTGTTGCTGAGGTGTTACAAAAAAAAAAAGAAGGTAAGTTAGTACTGCTTTATTCAACTCAACCTGAACAGCAGAATACATTCATTAAAGCAGCTGAAGCAAAAGGATACAAAGTAATGCTGTTTGATACGATGGTTGATGCAGCTTTCATCAGCCATATGGAAATGAAATGGGAGAATGTACAGTTCAAACGTGTTGATGCAGATATTACAGATAATCTTATTGACAAACAGGATGAAATTAAAAGTGTATTGACTGAAGATGAAGTAACACAACTGAAAGAACTATTCAACATTCAGGCTGCTGATCTGCATCTCAATGTTGAAGTGAAAGGTTTGAGTCTGGATTCACCACCGGTAATTGCAACAAGACCGGAAATGATGCGCCGCATGAAAGAAATGGGACAAATGGGCGGACCAATGGGCAGCTTCTATGCATCCATGCCTGATGAAGTTGAATTAACTGTAAACGGCAATCATCCGTTGTACAGAAAAATTTTAGCGAATAAAGAAACAGGAAAAGAAATGGTGCACAACCTCGCTGATCTTGCTTTACTCTCTCAGGGAATGCTGAAGGGAAATCAACTCACTGAGTTTATTAACGTGTTGTGA
- a CDS encoding RNA-binding protein yields the protein MNIYVSNLSFNVNDDDLRGFFESYGEVSSAKVINDKFTGKSRGFGFVEMSDDAAAKTAIGELDGGMVEGRAIKVTEAKPREERTGGGGGDRRPSFGGNKSFSNNRY from the coding sequence ATGAACATTTATGTTTCAAACTTAAGCTTCAACGTTAATGACGATGACTTAAGAGGATTTTTCGAAAGCTATGGTGAAGTATCCAGCGCTAAAGTAATTAACGACAAATTCACCGGTAAAAGCCGTGGTTTTGGATTTGTTGAAATGAGTGACGATGCTGCTGCTAAAACAGCCATCGGCGAATTAGATGGTGGTATGGTTGAAGGCCGTGCTATCAAAGTAACAGAAGCTAAGCCACGTGAAGAACGCACAGGTGGTGGTGGTGGTGACCGTCGTCCTTCTTTCGGCGGAAACAAAAGCTTCAGCAACAACCGTTACTAA
- a CDS encoding carboxymuconolactone decarboxylase family protein, with translation MSNLVQEFNDYRTKMNEVILSKDNLVIKRLWNLDTNTYAEGALDTKTKEMLGLVASMVLRCDDCIKYHLGKSHELGITTEQMYEIFAVANIVGGTIVIPHTRRAAEYWEELTGTNQ, from the coding sequence ATGAGCAACCTGGTACAGGAATTTAATGACTACCGCACAAAAATGAATGAAGTAATCCTGAGTAAGGACAACCTCGTCATCAAACGCCTCTGGAATTTAGATACAAACACGTATGCAGAAGGAGCCTTAGACACAAAAACCAAGGAAATGCTTGGTTTAGTGGCAAGCATGGTGCTTCGCTGCGATGACTGCATAAAGTATCATCTTGGTAAAAGTCATGAACTGGGCATTACCACCGAACAGATGTACGAGATTTTTGCAGTGGCCAATATTGTAGGCGGAACCATCGTTATACCTCATACAAGAAGAGCCGCTGAATACTGGGAAGAATTGACCGGTACAAATCAATAA
- a CDS encoding 2-oxoacid:ferredoxin oxidoreductase subunit beta produces the protein MSEITTLPALTAKDFVTDQEVRWCPGCGDYSILAQVQKIMPTLGIPKENIVIVSGIGCSSRFPYYMNTYGMHSIHGRATAVASGLKAARPDLSVWIVTGDGDSLSIGGNHTIHLLRRNFDVNVLLFNNQIYGLTKGQYSPTSEEHKVTKSTPFGSIDHPFNPLALAMGADATFIARSMDRDPKHLQEALLRSQKHKGASFLEIYQNCNIFNDGAFEIFTEKGSKPEETLFLVQGEPLVFGAAKNKGIKLDGFKPVVVNLEEGHSKDDLWIHDDHDFYKAQILVRMFDDPRKDMHLPRPFGVFYETDRACYEDSMKLHIDEVIATKGKGNLDKLLKGNEVWEIK, from the coding sequence ATGTCTGAAATAACAACATTGCCTGCCCTTACCGCAAAGGATTTTGTAACCGACCAGGAAGTTCGCTGGTGCCCCGGTTGCGGTGATTATTCCATCCTGGCACAGGTTCAAAAGATCATGCCTACCCTTGGAATTCCCAAAGAAAACATTGTGATTGTGAGTGGAATTGGCTGCAGCAGCCGTTTCCCGTATTACATGAATACGTATGGTATGCATTCAATCCATGGCCGTGCAACAGCAGTTGCCAGTGGTTTGAAAGCCGCACGCCCCGACCTGAGTGTATGGATTGTTACCGGTGACGGCGACAGCTTAAGCATCGGTGGTAATCATACCATTCATTTGCTGCGCAGAAATTTTGATGTGAATGTGCTGCTGTTCAATAACCAGATTTATGGTTTAACCAAAGGACAGTATTCACCTACATCAGAAGAACATAAAGTAACAAAGAGTACACCGTTTGGCAGTATTGATCATCCGTTTAATCCATTGGCATTAGCCATGGGTGCGGATGCAACATTTATTGCACGCAGCATGGACCGTGATCCCAAGCATTTACAGGAAGCATTGCTTCGCAGCCAAAAGCATAAGGGCGCCTCCTTCCTGGAAATCTATCAGAACTGTAACATCTTTAACGACGGTGCTTTTGAAATTTTTACGGAGAAGGGAAGCAAGCCTGAAGAAACATTGTTCCTTGTACAGGGCGAACCATTGGTATTTGGTGCAGCAAAAAACAAAGGCATTAAGTTAGATGGGTTTAAACCTGTTGTTGTGAATTTAGAAGAAGGCCACAGCAAAGATGATCTATGGATCCATGATGATCATGATTTTTACAAAGCACAAATATTAGTACGCATGTTTGATGATCCACGCAAAGACATGCATCTGCCAAGACCTTTCGGTGTATTTTATGAAACCGACAGAGCCTGCTACGAAGATTCAATGAAACTCCACATTGATGAAGTAATTGCCACAAAAGGCAAGGGCAACCTTGATAAGCTGCTGAAAGGAAATGAAGTGTGGGAGATTAAATAA
- a CDS encoding pentapeptide repeat-containing protein, which yields MGEFFKQLITSSNTPWIVGIITAAITGIFSLRKVRYEKREENNKLREDKKMESEKLRYEKRLEKFKETNESLFKDKKQEVLAAIATLSIFKRDPEFEKNTIDVLLSRLYTELDYDIINSILTTLIQESDREELLYIADGLQDINRNFFVKESPMNQRISDINTAIKSINRSRKLFEDDLVAYELQEKEKKVEYELFLSNKDNVIKKYNEDFSELFAYQKYRHIWHKQVSADAYATFMRKAYLANKKAELHLKLFQNDFNYVYMAEVKTTSTSIERSAFGNSTFVKVVLDQIHSYRNSFVGSQLFQTSFKNGAMKNTVFSNVKFEDVIFENIEFENCSFYTADFKTTSFINCTGLKQEQFTNSLRFDELSKFPEGITIEHNDDYLKRIEQVPATEPSNGTTV from the coding sequence ATGGGAGAATTCTTCAAACAACTCATCACTAGCAGCAATACGCCCTGGATTGTTGGGATCATTACCGCTGCTATTACCGGCATCTTTTCACTGAGAAAAGTACGCTACGAAAAAAGAGAGGAAAACAATAAACTCCGGGAAGATAAAAAAATGGAGAGTGAAAAACTCCGTTATGAAAAGCGCCTGGAAAAATTTAAAGAAACCAATGAAAGCCTGTTTAAAGATAAAAAACAGGAAGTGCTGGCAGCCATTGCAACGCTCAGCATTTTTAAACGTGATCCTGAGTTTGAAAAAAATACCATTGATGTGCTGTTGAGCAGACTGTACACGGAACTTGACTATGACATCATTAATTCCATTCTTACAACCTTAATACAGGAAAGTGACCGGGAAGAATTACTGTATATCGCAGATGGACTGCAGGACATAAACCGTAATTTCTTTGTAAAAGAATCGCCCATGAATCAGCGTATCAGTGATATTAATACTGCTATCAAAAGTATCAACAGAAGCAGGAAGTTATTTGAAGATGATTTGGTTGCGTATGAGCTGCAGGAGAAAGAAAAGAAAGTGGAGTATGAATTATTCCTGTCCAACAAAGACAATGTGATTAAAAAGTATAATGAAGATTTCAGTGAATTGTTTGCTTACCAGAAATACCGGCATATCTGGCATAAACAGGTTAGTGCTGATGCTTATGCCACTTTTATGCGGAAGGCATATCTCGCCAATAAGAAAGCAGAATTGCACCTGAAACTTTTTCAAAACGATTTCAATTATGTGTACATGGCCGAAGTAAAGACTACAAGTACATCCATTGAAAGAAGTGCATTTGGTAACAGCACTTTTGTAAAAGTGGTGCTTGATCAGATTCATTCTTACCGGAATTCATTTGTAGGTTCACAGCTGTTTCAAACCTCGTTTAAAAATGGGGCAATGAAAAATACTGTCTTCTCCAATGTAAAATTTGAAGATGTGATTTTTGAAAACATTGAATTTGAAAACTGTAGTTTTTATACGGCTGATTTTAAAACCACATCCTTTATCAATTGTACCGGGCTGAAGCAGGAACAGTTCACCAACTCTCTCCGGTTTGATGAGTTAAGCAAATTTCCTGAAGGGATTACGATTGAACATAATGATGATTACCTCAAACGGATAGAACAGGTTCCTGCAACAGAACCTTCCAATGGAACAACCGTTTAA
- a CDS encoding ketoacyl-ACP synthase III — protein MIRSKIAGIGMYVPSHVVTNNDLTKLMDTTDEWIQERTGIQERRYAHRTEETTTTMGVEAAKIAIERAGITEQDIDFIVFATLSPDYYFPGCGVLLQRAMKMKQVGALDVRNQCSGFVYALSVADQFIKSGMYKNILVVGAEKHSFGLDFTTRGRNISVIFGDGAGAVVLQPTEDSNRGILSTHLHSDGADAEILAMYNPGTHANHWKENLASFNEADMADMFLSHAMIDNAELFPNMDGPTVFKTAVVKFPEVIIESLTANNYQPSDLTLLIPHQANLRIAQFVQHKLKLRDDQLYNNIQKYGNTTAASVPIALCEAWEQGKIKEGDLVCLAAFGSGFTWASALLKW, from the coding sequence ATGATTCGGAGTAAAATTGCCGGTATTGGAATGTATGTTCCTTCGCATGTTGTTACCAATAATGATCTTACTAAACTGATGGATACAACAGACGAATGGATCCAGGAAAGAACAGGTATCCAGGAAAGAAGGTATGCTCACCGTACAGAAGAAACCACCACTACCATGGGTGTTGAAGCGGCAAAGATTGCCATTGAACGTGCAGGTATTACTGAACAGGATATTGATTTTATTGTATTTGCTACGCTTAGTCCGGATTATTATTTCCCCGGCTGCGGTGTGCTGTTACAAAGAGCCATGAAGATGAAACAGGTTGGGGCGCTGGATGTACGGAATCAATGCAGTGGCTTTGTATATGCACTTTCAGTAGCCGATCAGTTTATTAAAAGCGGTATGTATAAAAATATACTGGTGGTTGGAGCAGAGAAACATTCCTTTGGTTTGGATTTTACAACAAGAGGAAGAAATATCAGCGTCATTTTTGGAGATGGGGCAGGTGCTGTTGTATTACAGCCCACAGAGGATTCAAACCGTGGGATACTCAGTACACATTTACACAGCGATGGAGCAGATGCTGAAATACTGGCCATGTATAATCCCGGCACACATGCCAACCACTGGAAAGAAAATTTAGCAAGCTTTAATGAAGCAGATATGGCTGATATGTTTTTGAGTCATGCAATGATTGATAATGCTGAGCTCTTTCCAAACATGGATGGTCCGACTGTTTTTAAAACTGCAGTGGTGAAATTTCCGGAAGTGATCATTGAATCCCTTACTGCGAATAATTATCAGCCATCAGACCTTACCTTGCTGATTCCGCATCAGGCCAACTTACGCATTGCACAGTTTGTGCAGCATAAATTAAAATTAAGAGATGATCAGTTGTATAACAATATTCAAAAGTATGGCAATACAACAGCTGCATCAGTTCCAATTGCTTTATGCGAAGCATGGGAACAGGGAAAAATCAAAGAAGGTGATCTCGTTTGTCTCGCAGCATTCGGCAGCGGGTTTACATGGGCCAGTGCATTGCTGAAATGGTAA
- a CDS encoding maleylpyruvate isomerase N-terminal domain-containing protein produces MIHTAHLFPLLDEKLISLLRSLTIEEWNQPTIAKLWTVKDIASHLLDGNIRTLSLARDQHRVELDRIINSYRDLVDYLNQLNADWVKATKRMSPQLLTNLLEITGKQCSAYWQQADLFTDAFFSVAWAGEQTSKNWFHIAREYTEKFIHQQQIREAVGKQELFTKELFYPFIDTFMQALPYTFRNTAAETGTTVQVTVSSDIGGDWFVNKQEAEWVLVNETENEIAAQVIIDPQTAWKLFSKGITPAEARKKVTIHKNETLGEVALTMLSVMA; encoded by the coding sequence ATTATTCATACGGCCCATTTATTTCCATTGCTCGATGAAAAACTCATCAGCTTACTTCGTTCCTTAACAATTGAAGAATGGAATCAACCCACCATAGCAAAGCTGTGGACGGTAAAAGATATTGCTTCACATTTGTTAGATGGAAATATCCGCACACTATCACTGGCAAGAGATCAGCACCGGGTAGAACTAGACAGAATAATCAACAGTTACCGGGATCTTGTTGATTATCTTAATCAACTCAATGCAGATTGGGTAAAAGCAACCAAACGGATGAGTCCGCAGCTGTTAACTAATCTTCTTGAAATAACAGGCAAACAATGTTCAGCTTATTGGCAGCAGGCAGATCTTTTTACAGATGCCTTTTTTTCTGTTGCATGGGCTGGCGAGCAAACATCAAAGAACTGGTTTCATATTGCAAGGGAATACACGGAAAAATTTATTCATCAGCAACAGATCAGGGAAGCAGTGGGTAAGCAGGAGTTGTTCACCAAAGAATTATTCTATCCATTTATTGATACATTCATGCAGGCACTGCCTTATACATTCAGAAATACAGCTGCCGAAACAGGTACAACTGTTCAGGTTACAGTTAGCAGTGATATTGGCGGTGACTGGTTTGTAAATAAGCAGGAAGCGGAATGGGTATTGGTAAATGAAACAGAAAATGAAATTGCAGCACAGGTAATCATTGACCCACAAACAGCATGGAAATTATTTTCAAAAGGAATTACACCAGCAGAAGCAAGAAAAAAAGTAACAATTCATAAGAATGAAACGTTAGGAGAAGTGGCTTTAACAATGCTGTCGGTAATGGCCTGA
- a CDS encoding YegS/Rv2252/BmrU family lipid kinase, whose amino-acid sequence MKRRFLFLLNPRAGVQKGLPLSQLIQQKCEAAAVSFTIEHTRADADYSILKEKIIAEQITDVIIAGGDGTISAVTASLRELPVNLGIIPRGSGNGLALAAGISKDPVKALDIILNGTAQPVDGFMINDHFSCMLSGIGFDAQVAHDFDRQSKRGFWKYTKLTLKNLASIKPYSFKIKAKNIDLSLKAYFISIANSNQFGNHFTIAPKASLQDGLLDIVAVEKRNLFSVLLHIAWHIRFGTFTLDFKKRGGITYFQTSELIIQNPELAPFHIDGDGKKTATQFKVKVIPAAYSLLMP is encoded by the coding sequence ATGAAGCGTCGCTTTTTATTTTTACTAAACCCACGTGCCGGTGTTCAGAAAGGGCTACCGCTATCACAACTCATTCAGCAGAAATGTGAAGCAGCCGCTGTTTCGTTTACAATTGAACATACACGTGCTGATGCAGATTATTCCATACTGAAAGAAAAAATCATCGCAGAACAAATTACTGATGTGATAATTGCCGGTGGTGATGGAACCATCAGTGCTGTTACAGCAAGCCTTCGGGAACTCCCGGTAAATTTGGGCATTATTCCAAGAGGTTCAGGAAACGGATTAGCATTGGCAGCAGGCATTTCAAAAGACCCGGTGAAGGCTTTAGATATTATTCTCAATGGAACAGCACAGCCTGTAGATGGGTTTATGATCAATGATCATTTTTCATGTATGCTGAGCGGGATAGGATTTGATGCGCAGGTGGCACATGATTTTGACAGGCAATCAAAACGTGGCTTCTGGAAATATACAAAACTGACATTAAAGAACTTGGCTTCTATCAAGCCATATTCATTTAAGATAAAAGCAAAGAATATTGATCTTTCGCTAAAAGCTTATTTCATCAGCATTGCCAACAGCAACCAGTTTGGCAATCATTTCACTATTGCACCTAAGGCAAGTTTACAGGATGGTCTGCTTGATATCGTTGCTGTTGAAAAAAGGAACCTGTTCTCAGTTCTCCTGCATATAGCATGGCATATCCGCTTCGGAACCTTTACGCTTGATTTTAAAAAGAGAGGCGGTATTACTTACTTTCAAACTTCTGAGTTGATTATTCAAAACCCGGAGCTGGCACCTTTTCACATAGATGGTGATGGGAAAAAAACGGCAACTCAATTTAAAGTGAAGGTTATTCCGGCTGCTTATTCCTTACTGATGCCCTGA